A single region of the Homalodisca vitripennis isolate AUS2020 unplaced genomic scaffold, UT_GWSS_2.1 ScUCBcl_8640;HRSCAF=16828, whole genome shotgun sequence genome encodes:
- the LOC124374469 gene encoding uncharacterized protein LOC124374469: MQMQKDIGKIVILPSSFTGSPRHMHEYTQDAMTYVRSYGRPDLFITFTCNPKWVEIESLLLPGQTAGDRHDLTARVFKQKLTKLMDAIVKLRIYGEVRCFMYTIEWQKRGLPHAHILIWLKEKIHPDHIDKIISAEIPDKEEDPLLFNIITSSMIHGPCGNLNPTSSCMKDRQCTKRYPRSFLLVTQTGQDGYPQYKRRKPEDGGHVAVGKIKQREVQIDNRWVVPYTPLLSKTFQAHINVEYCNSVKSIKYICKYINKGSDMAMFGVSNDNDEISLYQMGRYISSNEAVWRILSFPIHDRHPTVVHLAVDLENGQRITFTPQNAAQLAADPPHTTLTAFFKLCTEDPFAKTLLYPEVPQYYTWNISKKQFYQRKQGVKVPGTTIRRSDALGRVYTVHPNNAECFYLRMLLHVVKGPTSFEHIRTVEDKLPGAVTTYKSIDTVIDPEQAVHYPVEFLNSLEPSGMPSHQLLLK, translated from the exons ATGCAAATGCAGAAAGATATTGGAAAAATCGTCATTTTACCTTCGTCATTTACCGGCAGTCCTAGACATATGCATGAATATACACAAGATGCTATGACGTATGTCAGAAGTTACGGTCGCCcggatttatttataactttcacgTGCAATCCAAAATGGGTTGAAATTGAGTCCCTTCTGCTTCCTGGACAGACTGCGGGAGACAGACATGATCTGACAGCaagagtttttaaacaaaaactaacaaaactgaTGGATGCAATAGTCAAATTGAGAATATACGGGGAAGTTAGATGCTTCATGTATACTATTGAATGGCAAAAAAGAGGTTTACCACATGCACACATTCTCATTTGGTTGAAAGAAAAAATTCATCCGGACCACATAGACAAGATTATATCAGCCGAAATACCAGACAAAGAAGAAGATCctcttttatttaacataatcacTTCAAGCATGATTCACGGTCCTTGCGGAAATTTAAATCCTACATCCTCCTGCATGAAAGATCGACAGTGCACGAAAAGATATCCACGCTCTTTTTTGCTCGTAACTCAAACTGGACAAGATGGCTATCCACAGTATAAAAGAAGAAAACCAGAAGACGGAGGACATGTAGCAGTAGGCAAGATCAAACAAAGAGAAGTGCAAATTGACAACCGTTGGGTGGTACCATACACTCCCTTGCTTTCAAAAACCTTCCAGGCACATATAAACGTAGAATACTGCAACTCTGTCAAATCGATCAAATACATatgcaaatatataaacaaaggcAGCGATATGGCAATGTTTGGAGTCAGTAACGACAATGATGAAATAAGTTTATATCAGATGGGACGATACATTTCAAGTAATGAGGCAGTTTGGAGAATTCTGAGTTTTCCAATACACGATCGCCATCCCACAGTTGTCCACCTCGCAGTGGATCTGGAAAACGGCCAAAGAATTACGTTTACACCCCAGAATGCGGCTCAATTGGCAGCCGATCCGCCACATACTACCTTGACTGCCTTCTTCAAATTATGCACCGAAGACCCGTTCGCAAAGACACTGTTATATCCAGAAGTTCCACAATACTATACGTGGAACATatcgaaaaaacaattttatcaaaggAAACAAGGTGTTAAAGTACCTGGAACAACGATAAGAAGAAGTGATGCTCTAGGCCGAGTATACACAGTACATCCTAACAACGCCGAATGTTTTTACTTGCGAATGCTTTTGCATGTTGTAAAAGGGCCGACATCTTTCGAACATATACGCACTGTTGAAG ACAAGCTACCGGGAGCTGTGACGACGTACAAGTCCATCGACACCGTCATTGATCCAGAACAAGCTGTACACTACCCTGTGGAGTTTTTAAACTCACTTGAACCATCAGGAATGCCGTCACATCAATTACTCTTGAAA